In Gemmatimonas sp., the following proteins share a genomic window:
- a CDS encoding sigma-70 family RNA polymerase sigma factor, whose product MTEEEPTPADVDSDQDVISRILAGERDAFAMLIGRYSDPLYRHALGMTGSPDVAEDILQTSFIKAYHHLGEVRGRFDAWLFRIVANGCKDWLKNIRRTHLSYDEDDQPSTYASPDEDLDRTELRQDLDSALAQLAPSLREAFIMKHVEGRSYEEMADLLGTTVGALKMRVHRAREALQTLLEEKYD is encoded by the coding sequence ATGACGGAAGAAGAACCCACTCCCGCAGACGTCGATTCGGACCAGGACGTCATCTCCCGCATTCTCGCGGGAGAACGCGATGCCTTCGCGATGCTGATCGGTCGATACAGCGATCCGCTGTATCGGCATGCTTTGGGTATGACGGGAAGTCCCGACGTAGCCGAAGACATTCTCCAGACATCCTTCATCAAGGCCTATCACCATCTCGGTGAAGTCCGTGGTCGATTCGATGCCTGGCTTTTTCGGATCGTTGCGAACGGGTGCAAGGATTGGCTGAAGAATATTCGGCGCACGCACCTGAGCTACGACGAAGACGACCAGCCCTCCACCTACGCGAGTCCCGATGAGGACCTCGACCGCACGGAACTGCGGCAGGACCTCGACTCAGCCCTCGCGCAGTTGGCCCCGTCTCTTCGGGAAGCCTTCATCATGAAGCATGTTGAAGGGCGCTCCTACGAAGAAATGGCGGATCTCTTGGGTACAACTGTTGGAGCACTGAAGATGCGCGTGCATCGGGCACGAGAAGCCCTTCAGACCTTGCTCGAGGAGAAATACGACTGA
- the lpdA gene encoding dihydrolipoyl dehydrogenase codes for MTSPTLQTADVVVLGGGPGGYVASIRAAQLGLTVTCVEFDKTLGGTCVNVGCIPSKALLQSSEHYEWLRLHAAEHGIKVDGASIDLPTMMARKTDVVAQNTKGVEFLFKKNKITWAKGYGTLQPGNVVEVKAADGTISHWQGKSVIIATGSVPVQLPFLKFDEKRVLSNVGALSIPEVPKHLVVVGGGVIGLELGSVWRRLGAKVSVVEFLPTILTGNDDDLVKEADKIFRKQGLEIHTGTKVTGADVHDDGVRVHVERDGVASHLDADYVLVSVGRKSAIGGIDPAALGLAMGARGEILVDDQQKTNLPGVYAIGDVCGGKLLAHKAEEEGVIAAEVIAGKPVHMHHRTIPGIVYTWPELATVGLTEQEVKASGRAYRVGKFPFSANGKARTMGETQGFVKFVVDQDTDEILGCHMIGPNVADLLSEVVLAMEYRGSAEDIGITVHSHPTLSETVKEAALSALGRAIHM; via the coding sequence ATGACCTCCCCGACTCTTCAAACTGCCGACGTCGTGGTGCTTGGCGGCGGCCCTGGCGGCTATGTCGCCTCGATTCGTGCGGCACAACTCGGCCTCACCGTCACCTGCGTCGAATTCGACAAGACGCTGGGTGGGACGTGCGTGAACGTAGGGTGCATCCCGTCGAAAGCACTCCTCCAGAGCTCCGAACACTATGAATGGCTGCGCCTCCATGCGGCCGAACATGGGATCAAGGTCGATGGCGCGTCGATTGACCTTCCCACGATGATGGCCCGCAAGACGGACGTCGTGGCCCAGAACACCAAGGGCGTCGAGTTTCTGTTCAAGAAGAACAAGATCACGTGGGCCAAGGGCTACGGCACGCTGCAGCCGGGCAATGTGGTGGAGGTGAAGGCGGCTGACGGCACGATCTCGCACTGGCAGGGCAAGTCGGTGATCATCGCCACCGGCTCGGTGCCGGTGCAGCTGCCGTTCCTGAAGTTCGACGAGAAGCGCGTGCTCTCGAACGTGGGTGCGCTCTCGATTCCGGAAGTGCCAAAGCATCTGGTGGTCGTGGGCGGCGGCGTGATCGGCCTCGAACTCGGCTCGGTGTGGCGACGCCTCGGGGCCAAGGTCTCGGTGGTGGAGTTCCTGCCCACGATCCTCACCGGCAACGACGACGATCTGGTGAAGGAAGCGGACAAGATCTTCCGCAAGCAGGGGCTCGAGATTCACACGGGCACCAAGGTGACCGGCGCCGACGTCCATGACGACGGCGTGCGCGTCCACGTGGAGAGGGACGGCGTGGCCTCACACCTCGATGCCGATTACGTGCTCGTGTCGGTGGGCCGGAAGTCAGCGATCGGCGGCATCGACCCGGCGGCGCTGGGTCTCGCGATGGGCGCGCGCGGCGAAATTCTCGTCGACGATCAGCAGAAGACGAATCTGCCCGGCGTGTACGCGATCGGCGATGTGTGCGGCGGCAAGCTGCTCGCGCACAAGGCGGAGGAAGAAGGCGTGATCGCCGCCGAAGTGATCGCGGGGAAGCCAGTGCATATGCACCACCGCACGATCCCGGGCATCGTCTACACATGGCCTGAGTTGGCCACGGTGGGACTCACGGAGCAGGAAGTGAAGGCCAGCGGCCGCGCCTATCGCGTGGGCAAGTTTCCCTTCAGCGCGAACGGCAAGGCGCGCACGATGGGCGAGACGCAGGGCTTTGTGAAGTTCGTCGTCGACCAGGACACCGACGAGATCCTGGGCTGCCACATGATCGGGCCGAATGTGGCTGATTTGCTCAGCGAAGTGGTGCTGGCCATGGAATACCGCGGCAGCGCCGAAGACATCGGCATCACAGTGCATTCGCACCCGACGCTCAGTGAAACGGTGAAGGAAGCGGCACTGAGTGCGTTGGGACGCGCGATACACATGTAG
- a CDS encoding response regulator, protein MTPATILVIEDETPIRSVIRAAAESEGYVVYEAATAAHGLSLAQQERPSLIVLDLGLPDADGLVVCQSIRAWSSTPIIVLSARHTDREMARLLDAGADDFLAKPFSTLELQARLRAHLRRARMPSITRDDAPIRVGRLTVDRATRTLTKDDTVVHLTPTEWALLLAFVTHAGRTMTHQQLFDAVWGRSHGDAQQYLRVYVAHLRRKIEDDSLRPTLIITESAVGYRFAAID, encoded by the coding sequence ATGACTCCCGCCACCATCCTCGTCATCGAAGACGAGACACCCATCCGGTCCGTTATTCGTGCGGCGGCCGAATCCGAGGGGTACGTCGTGTACGAGGCGGCGACGGCCGCGCACGGGCTGTCCCTTGCTCAGCAGGAGCGCCCGTCGCTCATCGTCCTCGACCTGGGGCTCCCCGACGCTGATGGCCTAGTGGTGTGTCAGTCTATTCGCGCGTGGTCGTCCACGCCGATCATCGTGCTGTCGGCTCGGCATACGGATCGCGAGATGGCGCGTCTGCTCGATGCAGGCGCCGACGATTTCCTCGCCAAGCCGTTCAGCACCCTCGAGCTGCAGGCCAGACTCCGGGCGCATCTTCGCCGTGCCCGCATGCCGTCGATCACCCGTGATGATGCGCCGATCCGTGTCGGTCGGCTAACCGTCGATCGCGCCACGCGCACGCTCACCAAAGACGACACGGTGGTCCATCTCACACCGACGGAGTGGGCGCTGTTGCTGGCGTTCGTCACGCATGCCGGACGCACGATGACACACCAGCAACTCTTCGATGCGGTGTGGGGACGGAGTCACGGCGATGCCCAGCAGTACTTGCGTGTGTATGTCGCGCATCTGCGTCGAAAGATCGAAGACGACTCACTGCGACCCACGCTCATCATTACGGAGTCCGCCGTCGGCTACCGGTTTGCCGCGATCGACTGA
- the kdpF gene encoding K(+)-transporting ATPase subunit F, protein MTATAMSLDAVVAVALAVLILAYLVYSLLRPERF, encoded by the coding sequence ATGACCGCGACCGCGATGTCTCTCGACGCTGTCGTCGCCGTCGCGCTGGCGGTGCTCATCCTTGCGTATCTGGTCTACTCGTTGCTGCGACCGGAGCGCTTCTGA
- the kdpA gene encoding potassium-transporting ATPase subunit KdpA: MTTIGWLQIALFSLLILGVTKPLGLYLVAVFDGRVRWLSRLERVLFRLSGVDPAEDQHWSRYAMSLLAFSAVSLLVTYVALRVQNHLPFNPHALPAVPDRQAFETAASFVTNTNWQSYAGERTMSYFSQMTQLAVQNFVSAAVGLSVAFALIRGVARKGTEASGRIGNFWCDLVRGTLYVLLPLSLVLALVFVQQGAIQTFATSLDVTTLEGAAQTIPLGPVASQEAIKQLGTNGGGFFNANSAHPFENPTPLSNLWQLFAVFAIPAALVYALGLMVGNRRHGWALLAAMFLLFAVGVGTTYWAEARGNPIHAARGVDVASQLVGHAGGNMEGKETRFGISASALFATVTTAASCGAVNAMHDSFTPIGGLVTMVNMQLGELIFGGVGAGLYGMLIMVVLTVFIAGLMVGRTPEYLGKRIQAREVQMAMLYVLAFPAVVLGMSALAVLLPDGLVGRTNLGPHGLSEILYAFTSTAANNGSAFAGLSGGTDFYNTLFGVSMLFGRFALIVPVLALAGFLAERRIAPETSGTFPVTGPMFVVLLTGVIVIVGALTFLPALALGPIVEQLLMHTGRMF; the protein is encoded by the coding sequence ATGACCACCATTGGCTGGCTGCAGATTGCTCTTTTCTCCCTGCTGATCCTCGGTGTCACCAAGCCGCTCGGCCTGTATCTGGTCGCAGTGTTCGACGGTCGGGTGCGTTGGCTGTCGCGACTCGAGCGCGTGCTCTTCAGGCTCAGCGGTGTCGATCCGGCCGAAGATCAACACTGGTCCCGCTATGCCATGTCGCTGCTCGCGTTCAGCGCGGTGTCGCTGCTCGTGACCTACGTGGCCCTTCGCGTGCAGAATCACTTGCCGTTCAATCCGCACGCGTTGCCCGCGGTCCCGGACCGTCAGGCATTCGAAACGGCAGCATCTTTCGTGACCAACACGAACTGGCAGAGCTACGCCGGCGAGCGCACGATGTCGTACTTCTCGCAGATGACACAGCTGGCGGTGCAGAACTTCGTGTCAGCGGCCGTCGGACTGAGCGTGGCGTTCGCGCTGATTCGCGGCGTTGCGCGGAAGGGTACCGAAGCCAGCGGCCGCATTGGCAACTTCTGGTGTGACCTGGTCCGTGGCACGCTGTACGTGTTGCTCCCACTCTCGTTGGTGCTCGCGCTCGTCTTCGTTCAGCAGGGAGCGATTCAGACGTTCGCCACCTCGCTCGACGTCACCACGCTCGAGGGGGCAGCGCAGACGATCCCCCTTGGTCCCGTCGCCAGTCAGGAGGCCATCAAGCAGCTCGGAACGAATGGCGGTGGATTCTTCAACGCGAACTCCGCGCATCCCTTCGAGAACCCAACACCGCTGAGCAATCTCTGGCAGCTGTTCGCCGTCTTCGCGATCCCGGCGGCGCTGGTGTATGCCTTGGGTCTCATGGTGGGCAATCGGCGCCACGGATGGGCGCTCTTGGCCGCGATGTTCCTGCTCTTCGCCGTCGGCGTGGGCACGACCTATTGGGCCGAAGCCCGCGGTAATCCCATCCACGCCGCTCGTGGTGTCGATGTCGCATCACAGCTGGTCGGCCATGCGGGAGGCAACATGGAAGGCAAAGAGACGCGCTTCGGCATCAGTGCGTCGGCGCTGTTCGCCACCGTCACGACGGCGGCGTCGTGCGGCGCGGTCAACGCCATGCACGATTCGTTCACGCCGATCGGCGGGCTCGTGACGATGGTGAACATGCAACTCGGTGAGCTGATCTTCGGCGGTGTGGGTGCCGGCCTCTACGGCATGCTGATCATGGTTGTGCTCACGGTCTTCATTGCCGGGTTGATGGTGGGTCGCACACCGGAATACCTCGGCAAGCGCATCCAGGCCCGCGAAGTTCAGATGGCCATGCTCTATGTGCTCGCCTTTCCGGCCGTGGTGCTCGGGATGTCGGCGCTGGCCGTGCTGCTGCCTGACGGTCTGGTGGGCCGGACCAACCTGGGACCGCACGGCCTCTCGGAAATTCTGTACGCGTTCACGTCAACGGCCGCGAATAACGGCAGCGCCTTTGCCGGCTTGAGCGGCGGCACCGACTTCTACAACACGCTGTTCGGCGTGTCGATGCTCTTCGGGCGTTTTGCGCTCATCGTGCCCGTGCTGGCGCTCGCCGGCTTCCTGGCCGAGCGACGGATTGCACCGGAAACCAGCGGCACCTTCCCGGTCACCGGCCCGATGTTCGTCGTGCTCCTCACCGGCGTCATCGTGATCGTCGGGGCGCTGACCTTTCTACCGGCACTCGCCCTCGGACCGATCGTCGAGCAGCTACTGATGCACACCGGGAGGATGTTCTGA
- the kdpB gene encoding potassium-transporting ATPase subunit KdpB has translation MSIAPRPLFDGPIVRLAVRGAFTKLDPRHMIKNPVMFVVLLGSVLTTLLALRAQAAGRPDAGFTWQLAAWLWVTVLFANMAEALAEGRGKAQASTLRSSRTNALAKRLDTTDGGTPDITQFEAVSATSLRRGDLVVCFPADIIPSDGEVFQGVAYVDESAITGESAPVIRESGGDRSAVTGGTRVLSDFLVIRITANPGETFVDRMIALVEGASRQKTPNEIALTILLSGLTVVFLLAVATLQPFAIYSGAAVPLAVLIALLVCLIPTTIGGLLSAIGIAGMDRMIQQNVMAMSGRAVEAAGDVNTLLLDKTGTITIGNRQAVSLLVAEGVTERELAERAYLASQADETPEGRSIVSLAQRLHAMPVNSRTAEVIRFSAHTRMSGVDLDSEMVRKGAADSVTRWVRERGGSASPHIDALVEQVACDGGTPLVVADFDGTTARVLGVIHLKDVVKEGMRERFDRLRAMGIRTVMITGDNPLTAAAIAKEAGVDEFLAEATPEDKMALIKREQVGGRLVAMTGDGTNDAPALAQADVGLAMNTGTQAAKEAGNMIDLDSDPTKLIEIVEIGKQLLMTRGSLTTFSIANDVAKYFAIIPAIFIATFPALAQLNVMQLHSPQSAILASVIFNALIIAALIPLALRGVTYRPAAASVILRRNLLVYGLGGLLVPFVGIKLIDVLLVTLRLV, from the coding sequence ATGTCGATTGCTCCGCGACCACTCTTCGATGGTCCGATTGTGCGCCTCGCCGTACGTGGGGCGTTCACGAAGCTCGATCCACGGCACATGATCAAGAACCCGGTCATGTTCGTTGTCCTGCTGGGCAGTGTGCTTACGACGCTCCTGGCTCTTCGAGCACAGGCCGCCGGTCGCCCGGACGCCGGCTTCACCTGGCAGTTGGCGGCGTGGCTCTGGGTCACGGTGCTCTTCGCCAACATGGCCGAAGCGTTGGCCGAAGGGCGAGGCAAGGCGCAAGCCAGTACGCTTCGCTCCTCCCGCACGAATGCGTTGGCCAAGCGGCTCGATACCACCGATGGTGGGACGCCCGACATCACGCAGTTCGAGGCGGTATCCGCGACTTCACTGCGACGCGGTGACCTCGTGGTCTGCTTCCCAGCCGACATCATCCCGAGCGACGGCGAAGTATTTCAAGGCGTTGCCTATGTCGATGAGTCGGCCATAACCGGCGAATCGGCACCGGTGATTCGCGAGAGTGGCGGTGATCGTTCGGCGGTGACCGGTGGCACGCGCGTACTGTCGGACTTTCTTGTCATCCGGATCACGGCTAATCCTGGCGAGACGTTTGTGGATCGCATGATCGCCTTGGTGGAAGGCGCGTCGCGCCAGAAAACACCAAATGAGATAGCGCTCACGATCCTGCTGTCAGGGCTCACGGTCGTGTTCCTGCTGGCGGTGGCGACCTTGCAGCCGTTCGCGATCTACAGCGGAGCGGCCGTGCCTTTGGCGGTGCTGATCGCGCTGCTCGTCTGCCTCATCCCCACCACGATCGGCGGTCTGTTGTCGGCGATCGGTATTGCTGGCATGGACCGCATGATTCAGCAGAATGTCATGGCGATGAGCGGGCGGGCTGTGGAGGCCGCAGGCGATGTGAACACGCTGCTGCTCGATAAGACGGGCACGATCACGATCGGCAATCGTCAGGCGGTGTCCCTGCTGGTCGCCGAGGGCGTGACGGAACGTGAACTGGCCGAACGCGCGTATCTCGCGTCGCAGGCCGATGAAACGCCGGAAGGACGCAGTATTGTCTCGCTCGCGCAGCGGTTGCACGCGATGCCGGTGAATAGCCGCACCGCTGAGGTCATTCGATTCTCCGCGCATACCCGGATGAGCGGCGTCGACCTGGACAGCGAGATGGTGCGCAAAGGCGCGGCGGACAGCGTGACACGGTGGGTGCGCGAACGCGGTGGCAGCGCCTCACCGCACATCGATGCGCTGGTCGAGCAGGTCGCCTGTGATGGTGGGACGCCACTGGTCGTCGCCGATTTCGACGGCACCACGGCGCGCGTGCTCGGGGTCATTCACCTGAAGGACGTGGTGAAGGAGGGCATGCGCGAGCGATTTGATCGGCTGCGCGCCATGGGTATTCGCACGGTCATGATCACCGGCGACAATCCGCTCACTGCCGCCGCCATCGCCAAGGAAGCGGGGGTCGATGAGTTCCTGGCCGAGGCGACGCCGGAGGACAAGATGGCGCTGATCAAGCGCGAGCAGGTTGGTGGGCGTCTCGTGGCGATGACCGGTGATGGCACCAATGACGCCCCCGCGCTTGCGCAGGCCGATGTCGGCTTGGCCATGAACACCGGCACGCAGGCGGCCAAGGAAGCCGGCAACATGATCGACCTCGATTCCGATCCGACCAAACTGATCGAGATCGTCGAGATCGGCAAACAGCTGCTCATGACGCGCGGCAGTCTCACGACATTCAGCATCGCGAACGACGTCGCGAAGTACTTCGCGATCATTCCGGCCATCTTCATCGCGACGTTTCCCGCATTGGCGCAACTCAACGTGATGCAGCTGCACTCTCCACAGTCGGCCATTCTGGCCAGCGTGATCTTCAATGCCCTCATCATCGCGGCGCTGATTCCGCTCGCGCTGCGTGGCGTGACGTATCGCCCGGCGGCCGCCTCGGTCATTCTGCGTCGCAACCTGCTTGTGTACGGGCTCGGTGGTCTGTTGGTGCCGTTCGTCGGCATCAAACTGATCGACGTGCTGCTGGTTACGCTGCGCCTCGTTTGA
- the kdpC gene encoding potassium-transporting ATPase subunit KdpC: MIRSLLRPACALTVILTLLCGALYPAVVTSLAHILFPWQASGSPIAVNGHVVGSALIGQRFTKPEYFHGRPSAAGDGYDATASGGTNRGPTDSTLAALIALRVDSAVADGAARGSVPADLVTASASGLDPHISPASARVQIARVARARGVAGAQVDSLIARAIEPRQLGILGEPRINVLRLNLALDSAFTMSSAGKRS; the protein is encoded by the coding sequence ATGATCCGCTCGCTCCTGCGCCCTGCGTGCGCCCTGACCGTGATACTCACTCTCCTCTGCGGCGCGCTTTATCCCGCCGTGGTGACCTCGCTGGCTCACATCTTGTTTCCGTGGCAGGCCAGCGGTTCACCCATCGCCGTCAATGGGCACGTGGTCGGCAGCGCGCTCATCGGGCAGCGCTTCACCAAGCCGGAATACTTTCATGGGCGGCCCTCGGCCGCCGGCGATGGCTACGACGCCACGGCGTCCGGCGGCACGAACCGCGGACCGACCGATAGCACGCTGGCGGCGCTCATCGCGCTGCGGGTCGACAGTGCGGTTGCCGACGGCGCGGCGCGCGGATCGGTGCCGGCCGACCTCGTGACCGCGTCGGCGTCGGGACTCGATCCGCACATCTCGCCCGCCAGCGCCCGCGTGCAGATCGCGCGTGTCGCCCGCGCCCGCGGCGTCGCTGGCGCCCAAGTCGACTCGCTGATTGCCCGTGCGATCGAGCCGCGTCAGCTTGGCATTCTCGGCGAACCTCGCATCAACGTGCTTCGTCTCAATCTGGCGCTCGATAGCGCCTTCACGATGTCCAGCGCAGGGAAACGCTCATGA